The genomic window GAGAGGAGTCACCGGGTCGCTCACCAGTGGACAGATGTCTCCCAGTACCCAACAAGGTGTAAATGAGGACGGGGAAGAAAGAAGTGTAGAGTCCGAACACTGGAGGCACAGAGGTCAGGAGGGCAAAAGCCATGCCTAGGGGAGAAGTGGAAGGAAAGATCATCGCGGTgtgtggtgtgggggagggggtggctgggggaaGGTGACCAGCCTCCAGAACGCCACCCTTCCTGTGCACATTCTCAGAGGCTGGCATGGAGACGCTAAATCATGCCACATGAGGGAACCCAGGGGTTAACAGGCCTCCGTGGGAGGTCTTGGGGCAGACAAGGTCACAGATCCGTGTCGGCCTAGACGAGGGTGAGGGGGGTGGCGAGCGTGGAGGAAGCCGGTATTGTACCGGTATTGTACCTCTCCAGTTCCCTGACCCGGAACGTGTCAAAGACTTCTTGAAGGATTGCGCAAATGAAGGGAGCTGGGGGTAGGGATCTGATGCAGCTCGGCAGTCCTTACCCGGTTCTTGGTCTCAGATCCTGTCTCCGAACCCTCAGCCACATTACCCAATCTCTCGCTCCTGGGTTTCCAGCCTCTGCACCTTCCCGACGCCCTCCAGAGCTCGGGCCCCAGACGGGCGGGTATTGGGGCCGCTCACCCTGGGGCACGTGCACGATGCCCACGGTCACTCCGGCCACGGCATCCCCGAGCAGCCAGGCCCGCCAGCGGTAGTGGGGCAGCCAGCGCAGAGGAGGCAGCCGCGCCAGCAGCAGGCGCCACGCCCCCGGTCCGGAGCAAGCGCCAGGCAGCCGCCTCCACTGTCTGCACAGCCGGGACCAGCGGGGCTCCGAGAGTAGGTCCGACTCCTGCTCTGCGTCCCCGAAGAGTTGCTGGAATCGAGCTTCGGTGAGAGGTTCCCTGAACTTGGCGCCCAGAGGGAACTTAAGGTCGGAGGCCTCTCCCAGGCCTGGGCAGGTCCTGGCGTCCGGTAGCCCACTCATTTTGCCCTTGGCCACCTCCAACCCCGCCTAGTCTTAAATACCCCTCCACCCTCTAGCCCTGAGTCCCGCCTCCCTGAAGCAGGGTCCAATCCCGCCCTGCAGGGCGCCCTCTCTTGGGGACCATCAACGGCCCAGAGACTGCAAAGACTTGGGGAGAGGGCGTCTCTATGTTAGGCGTTTCCTGAGACAACCTCGGCGGGATCGCTCACTCCTGAGCCTACTGGGGTGGGACgagggcggggcaggggtggCGAGGGTGTATGGAAAGGTGTAGGGACTAAAGACAAAGGCCAAAAGCTCGCACATTTTTCCCACTCCTAAGCCTTTTGATTCTGGCCATCCGGCTGCTGCTCCTTTCTGCGTTGGCCCTCTGGGAGGAGATAGCTTGCTCCTCTAGAGTGGCCCATCATTCCTAGAGCCTCTGCATTCTCCCCAAGAAAATTCAGCGTGCCCCcctcaaaacacacacatgccTCTCCGCCAGACCCAAATCTGCATGGGGTATACAGCTTGCCCCAAGGAAATGGAAGGGGCTCCATTGGCAGAGCAGCTTTGAAGCCTGCTAAGATGGGACTCGGCTACAGTAGAGCCCGGGGATGACGGAGAACTACCACCCACACCTCTGCTGGAAGCTGGGCCTAACTTCCCAGTTCAGGGCCTCAGAGGGGAAATACTGAACTGAGAGCAAATTTTGATTTTGCTTcttaaaagccaaaaaacaaaacaaaacaacaacaacaaaaagaacttgAAGTGCCATTTATTACATTCAAGTGCTATTTTACAAAGTTGGCACTCAAAAACACATTTGTGGTTAAATTAAGTTCAAAAGGGTCATGCACCCACCTCATGAACCTCTGTGGTCCCTCAAGAGATACAAAAGTCCTGAGCTCCAGCATCCTGCTATTTTCCCCATCCCCTCCTCCATTTACAAGAATACTTGGCATCCCTCCCCATCACCCTCTGGTCCCCAGTCCCTGACCCCAAAGCCCTGGGTGTGGGGTATAGTGAGGGTGGGTCTCCCCTCTTCAATTCCTCCTATTGTTCCCCAGAAGTCTTATCTGGGCTGTACGTCCTGTCCCCCCCCTTAAGAGGTCCCTCCCCCCATTGTCGGCCAGAGGGACCTCAGGCCCACAGGGAGGCTCCagctcctcctcaccctcccacACCAGCAGCCTATTGTCTGCTGAGGAAGCCCAAGTACACGTGACCAAGCCCAGGGGACAAGTGGACAGGGTGGATACACCGATGCCCAAGGACCCAGGACAGGGTGTCTGGATACGGAACTCTGCATGTTTGGCTTTCTCCATCCCAGGGGCTATCCCAGAAATTGGGAGGGATGAAGACCCCTTTGAGCTGTCCACTCTTGGGTCTGTACTTGAAGAAGACTCCCTTCCTGCTCACTACGGATATGCCTTGTGACCTCGCAAACTGCAAAAAGAAGGAGATCCAGGGCCAAAGAGGGCCACAGACCCCAGCATCCTCTCCACATCTCCCTTCCCACTCAGCTGAGCATGGAGGCCTCAGAAGGAAAGGTACTTGGGCATTTAGTCCTTTAGAATCTGGATGTTGGGGGAATGGTGGGAAGTCACACTACACTGGGCTTTCCAGTGGAGTCTAGAATGGAGGCCAGATGGCagagaaagcagcctgggaaagaGGAGGATATATCACGGATCTAGGGTTTCCCAAGCTCCAGGTCCAGACTGCCAGATGGCGCAGCTGCAGGTGAGGGACAAAAACAGCGACACCTTTTGTCTTCCACCCTGTGTCCTCCTCTCACCAGACCATCCACAGGCCCAGCGGATTTCTCCCCATCACTtcactcctcttccccttccctctgccaagACAGCAGCCTTAGTGATATCACAAAACCTTTAATctcagaaaactggaaaaaaaatcaaaatcaaaacctatCATTTTTAcctggcccctgccccagccctcccacccacccacccacatatCCTTCTTTGGGGGGGGACCCGTGACGCATGCATAGGGGTGGGAGCTGAAGGAACCCATGTTCCTTAAGCAGAAAGAAGTCTTTTTGAGTCTAGGTATCCTGTGCCAAGTCAACACCACTCCCAGCCTCGCTGCCCCCTCCAGGCACATCAAGAAGGAATTCAAAAGTGGTGCCAGAAGGACTGCCCTGAAGTTCTCAGGaaatagggtggctgggtcagCACCACCCCAGGCCTTCACCACTTAGAGCTCATCTTCATCCAGCTTGGCAAGTCTGGCTTGGCAGGGAGGGGTGTCTGGAATTGGTGGAGCTGGAGGAGAGTCATGAGGGGCTCGGGGGATGTCACTGTGGGCCTGAAGAAAGATTCAtgtcagaggaggaaaaaagtctAGGAATCCACCCTCActcctttcttttcagtgtatgCCCCTAGCTAAGCCACCTCCTCTTGCTAGCCATCTTAGATCATCTAAAACCATCAGTTTCTCCCAAGATTAAACTGGAGGGGGTAAGGTAAGAGTAGGGAAGTAGGAAAGGGCAGAAAAAAGGCATGCGGTAGAAGAAAGGAATGGTATAGGGAAGGGGATTTAGGGATCCCAGAATAAAAGAGGCCCTCCCCATTCTGCCCCTATAACAGGGGACTCCGTTCCTCATACCTGTGTGTCCAGAGGCAGGGGGGCTCTGGCCACTTCCCCTTTGGGCAacagcagcagggaggggagagagccaTTGATGGGTGTATGTGTGCTGACCTGGGCCCGGTCTCCAGGCCGAATTCTCCCAGGACTCCCCACCCCAAGGCCTCCTGGCCGCCCCAGGCTGTTGGTCTGGCTCTCTCGTCTCTGATACTCAATGGGTGACTGCAATGCTGGGGCAAGGAGAGGAACAGGAGGAGGGTTACAACAGGTTCTTTCCCTAAAGGCTCTACACAGACCATCCTCTCACTTTGCCCTCTTCCCAAGAACTGTCAGCCATTGTAAattgctggggagggggggagaagcTGGGGTCAAGAGGACAGGGACTAAATTTTGGGCAGAGAGGGATTTGGGAGGTCAAAGGGCTGAAGGAGCATGTCAAGGAGGGAGGGTAAGAGCTTCACCATTGAGAAAGTCCCGCTGGCTTTCCAGGATCTGCGCCACTTGCTTGATCCAGGCCTGACTCACTGCGGGGTCTGCACTCTGCAGGACATAGCGCTGGATCCCACCCTCTGGCCCTCTGGAGGTCAGCGCAAAGCGGCAAGGGTCACCTTGGAGGTTCCCCTCCAGTCCTAGGCAGCTCACCTAGATTGGCAAGTAAGAGAGAGCCCCCAGATTCTTTAGGCTGTCTCTGGTTCCCATCCCCTCCAACAAATCCAGGAGCCAGGTGTTCTCTCAGAGGCCTCACCGCATCCCAGCCAGACCCCTCCCTTGTGGCCTTCTCCCCACCTTGATGCTGCTCTTGTACACGTATCCAGCCTGTGATCCTCCTCGGACTCCCCCTCCCAGGGCCTCACTGAAGATGACAATTTGCTCGAAAAGGAAGACACGTCGCTCTCGACCCCGGGAGGACAGCAGCCCCCCAGCCTCGGGCTCTGTGACCCAGAATGTGTCCTGGCCCAAGAGCTTCCCCTGAGCAGTCAATTTGCCCTAGAACCAAAGGGTAgtgattttgagaagaaaaaaaaaaaaaaaagagagagagagagaaaagggacttCCTCTGATTCTCCCAACAACCGTGGAGTCGGTCTCAGGGGAGGGAGAGGTCCCCCATGAGGACCTCCCAAGTACTCAGACTGGGGCCAAAGAGCATTGGGCCTCCAATTGCCTGTTCTATCCCCATACCTCAAAGCCCCGAAGTCTCCCCAGGGTCATCATGTCATTGCAGCGCTTGGGTACAAAGCACATGACCTCCACAGCTTGCTGGGTCACAGATGAAGAGAGGAGCATTGTCATTGTGGAGAAAGAGGCCTCTTCAGAGCATGTTTCAACTCTCAACCAGCCTCCCCCTAAAAACCAGACAGCTCAACACCACCCAAGTTGCTGGGGTATCCCAGGAGACCAAAAAAATAAGGAGTAGGTGGTGTGTGTCCTAGCAGAGATGGAAGTCCTCACCTCCAGCTCTTCTGTATCCATTCCAGCTCTACTATAATATTTGAGAAAATCCTAAGATGTAGAAAAGAAATACTCAGGACAGATGAAGGTGCCCAGGAAGTCTGGGGGGAGCCTTAGGAACGCTGGGGAGAGGAACAAGACAAGCAAGGGCTGTCCCAGCCAGCGGAACCCTCAGGAAATAGGTGGTCCTGACCTTGAGCAGTAGCTGGTATTTCATGATCCTCTGCACTGGTTTGATGAGCAGGTCGCTGAGCTGCAGGCGATGCCCTAGCTGCTGCC from Mustela lutreola isolate mMusLut2 chromosome 8, mMusLut2.pri, whole genome shotgun sequence includes these protein-coding regions:
- the ARHGEF25 gene encoding rho guanine nucleotide exchange factor 25 isoform X2, with product MRGGHKGGRCACPHVIRKVLAKCGCCFARGGRESYSIAGSEGSISASAASGLAAPSGPSSGLSSGPCSPGPPGPVSGLRRWLDHSKHCLSVETEADGGQAGPYENWMLEPALTTGEELPELTLLTTLLEGPGDKTQPPEEETLSQAPESEEEQKKKALERSMYVLSELVETEKMYVEDLGQIVEGYMATMAAQGVPESLRGRDRIVFGNVQQIYEWHRDYFLEELQRCLNDPDWLAQLFIKHERRLHMYVVYCQNKPKSEHVVSEFGDSYFEELRQQLGHRLQLSDLLIKPVQRIMKYQLLLKDFLKYYSRAGMDTEELEQAVEVMCFVPKRCNDMMTLGRLRGFEGKLTAQGKLLGQDTFWVTEPEAGGLLSSRGRERRVFLFEQIVIFSEALGGGVRGGSQAGYVYKSSIKVSCLGLEGNLQGDPCRFALTSRGPEGGIQRYVLQSADPAVSQAWIKQVAQILESQRDFLNALQSPIEYQRRESQTNSLGRPGGLGVGSPGRIRPGDRAQVSTHTPINGSLPSLLLLPKGEVARAPLPLDTQAHSDIPRAPHDSPPAPPIPDTPPCQARLAKLDEDEL